The following proteins come from a genomic window of Ornithinimicrobium cryptoxanthini:
- a CDS encoding DUF554 domain-containing protein produces MDLFPGAGTALNVVTILVGSVLGMLFGHRLSEHTRSVVTDCLGLVVVLMAVVSLLEISSPALLEYVGAGAPVMIVLGAMLLGGIIGSLLRIEQRVESLAGVIQAAVARRSPAVVALEGPREESNPADGGSDGGHAPGAARASDAARERFIEGWLTASLLFCVGPLTILGSLNDGLGRGIDELALKSVLDGFASIAFASSFGLGVAFSAVSVVVVQGALTLVGLMLGSLVPDAHIATLTVVGGLLLIGIALRLLRIRDVPVGDLLPALAVAPVLTWLVATLT; encoded by the coding sequence GTGGACCTCTTCCCCGGAGCCGGCACGGCCCTCAATGTGGTGACCATCCTGGTCGGCTCGGTGCTCGGCATGCTCTTCGGTCACCGGCTCTCCGAGCACACCCGGTCGGTCGTCACGGACTGCTTGGGCCTGGTGGTGGTGCTGATGGCCGTGGTCTCGCTGCTGGAGATCTCCTCCCCCGCACTGCTGGAGTATGTCGGGGCGGGGGCACCGGTGATGATCGTCCTGGGGGCGATGCTGCTGGGTGGGATCATCGGCTCGCTGCTGCGCATCGAGCAACGGGTCGAGTCACTCGCAGGGGTCATCCAGGCCGCGGTCGCCCGACGGTCACCTGCCGTCGTCGCGCTCGAGGGACCGCGGGAGGAGAGCAACCCCGCCGACGGGGGCTCCGACGGTGGGCACGCGCCCGGAGCTGCCCGAGCGTCCGACGCCGCCCGTGAACGCTTCATCGAGGGCTGGCTCACGGCCTCGCTGTTGTTCTGCGTGGGTCCCCTGACGATCCTGGGCTCCCTCAACGACGGGCTGGGTCGCGGCATCGACGAGCTGGCACTGAAGTCGGTGCTCGACGGGTTCGCCTCCATCGCCTTCGCCTCGTCGTTCGGTCTGGGCGTCGCCTTTTCTGCCGTGTCCGTGGTGGTCGTCCAGGGGGCGCTGACGCTCGTGGGCCTCATGCTCGGCTCGCTCGTGCCGGACGCCCACATCGCCACGCTCACCGTGGTGGGCGGCCTGCTGCTGATCGGGATCGCCCTGCGCTTGCTGCGGATCCGCGACGTCCCGGTCGGTGACCTGCTGCCCGCGCTCGCGGTCGCACCGGTGCTGACCTGGCTGGTCGCCACCCTCACCTAG
- a CDS encoding ANTAR domain-containing response regulator, translated as MSTSERPVPRPPKTPEPEATPAPDEQTAAEQSAESGPAPVRILVAEDEALIRLDLVEMLGEAGYDVVGQAADGEQAVAMARELSPDLVVMDVKMPSMDGISAAEVLAREGIAPVVMLTAFSDRSLVERARDAGVMAYVVKPFTANDVLPALDIARSRWQERQALESEVADLAERFETRKRLDRAKGLLQQQLKLSEAESFRWIQKAAMDRRLSMREVADAVISGMPAK; from the coding sequence GTGAGCACCTCAGAGCGCCCCGTCCCGCGCCCGCCCAAGACGCCCGAGCCGGAGGCGACCCCGGCCCCGGACGAGCAGACGGCGGCAGAGCAGTCCGCGGAGTCGGGGCCGGCCCCCGTCCGCATCCTGGTCGCGGAGGACGAGGCGCTCATCCGGCTCGACCTGGTCGAGATGCTCGGGGAGGCTGGTTATGACGTGGTCGGCCAAGCCGCCGACGGTGAGCAGGCGGTGGCCATGGCCCGCGAGCTGAGCCCGGACCTGGTCGTGATGGACGTCAAGATGCCGAGCATGGATGGCATCAGTGCCGCTGAGGTGCTGGCTCGTGAGGGCATCGCGCCCGTGGTCATGCTCACCGCCTTCAGCGACCGCTCGCTCGTCGAGCGGGCCCGCGACGCCGGGGTGATGGCCTATGTCGTCAAGCCGTTCACGGCCAACGACGTGCTTCCGGCGCTCGATATCGCCCGCTCGCGCTGGCAGGAGCGTCAGGCGCTCGAGTCCGAGGTCGCCGACCTCGCCGAGCGGTTCGAGACCCGCAAGCGTCTGGACCGCGCCAAGGGCCTGCTGCAGCAGCAGCTCAAGCTGTCCGAGGCCGAGTCGTTCCGCTGGATCCAGAAGGCGGCCATGGACCGTCGCCTCTCGATGCGAGAGGTGGCCGACGCGGTCATCTCCGGGATGCCGGCCAAGTAG
- a CDS encoding PaaI family thioesterase: MTDTGLPDLTTGTLLERMEIEITQASSERTVGRMPVAGNTQPYGLLHGGASAVLAESLGSIASAHHAGAERIAVGIDLNITHHRAAREGYVTGVATPLSLGRSVAAYEIVISDESGQRIASARLTCQLRDRPPGS, from the coding sequence ATGACCGACACCGGACTCCCCGACCTGACGACCGGCACGCTGCTGGAGCGCATGGAGATCGAGATCACGCAGGCCAGCTCCGAACGCACTGTCGGACGCATGCCCGTGGCCGGCAACACCCAGCCCTACGGCCTCCTGCACGGCGGCGCGTCAGCCGTCCTCGCCGAGAGCCTCGGGTCGATCGCCTCCGCCCACCACGCCGGGGCGGAGCGCATCGCCGTCGGCATCGACCTCAACATCACCCACCACCGCGCGGCGCGCGAGGGCTATGTCACCGGTGTCGCCACGCCGCTCAGCCTGGGTCGTTCGGTCGCGGCCTACGAGATCGTGATCTCCGACGAGTCCGGGCAGCGGATCGCCTCGGCCCGGCTCACCTGCCAGCTGCGCGACCGGCCCCCCGGCAGCTGA